The Synechococcus sp. RS9916 DNA segment CAGCGAAAAACCAGACGAATTAAGTTTCATCGTGTTGAATAGCATTTGGCCGCAAAATTTGGAGTCATCTCAATGATTCGCCGTTCTGCCTTGACTTGCTGCTCTGGACCTTCAAAGCTGTAAACAATGCGGAGAATCCCTGGAACCGAAGTAATGTCAAAGGTGCGTGTGACGTCTTCGTGCCGAGGCTCTGGTGCAACTATTTGCAGATGATTACTCAGTGCTTCCGGAGGGTTACTGCATGCACTGTCTAGGGCCTCTTGGCCACCATCATCAATAATCCATGCATCAGTGTAGTAGGAGTCTTCCTTCTGCATAGATTGAATGTTGTCATTAATAGCCGCTTCAATTCGGACACGATCCGACAGACTTGCACTTCCACTTAAGGCCGCCACAGACATGCGACTGACTGCTGCCAAAGCAGAAGCGAGGAGAATCCCTGCGATCAGCACCTCGACCATCGAAAACCCGTTGACTGGTTTCCTTGATCGCTTCTGGCGTCGATAGCGATTCCTGCTTTTCACCCTATGGAGCCACTCGATACTTATTCAATAGTTCTACTTAATTGTTCTAATTGATTCTCCGTGCTTGCATATGAGGAGTGGATGAGAATTAAATTACCAACGCCGGAACGTATCGAGACCTGTGCCGCGGATTCCACGAGTCACCATCTGGCCGTAACCAGGGAAGTTTTTGCTTTCCCAGTCCCACTGTTCATTGAGATCACGAACGACAGAGCTATCGCCACTGGTACCAGTGATTAAGTCAAAGGAGCCTGCATCAGTGCAAATAGCATCGGCCCAAATCAGCCCATTCAAGCTGGTAGTGCTGCTCCCTGTTTTCACAATACCGGGAATTAAATGCACACTTGCAGCAGGGAGGCTATCGCCATCAAAGGCGAGTACGTACTTATCAGTTGAGGGCAAGGCCGCGCAGCTGCGTACACCGGCTGGTGTTGGTGCAGCAGACAAAATAATCAGTTGTTCAGGCTTGCCATTGCAGCTATTACTACCCTTATTGACCCCACAGAGTTGAGCACCACTTCCAAGGTTGATACTCCCTGTAATTCCGGGCTCTAATGAGTCTGCAGTTGAGCTGTTGGGATATTCCAAATGCAATACAACAGGCCGGTCAGCACTGGTCTCGATCAGCAGTCGCGTACTCGTGAGATTGATGTGTTCGATATAAACATGGCAATCATCTCCGGTTCCCTGGCAGAGCTCGCTCGCGTTCAGACGAATGACAGAGCCATCACTTTCTTCTAAGTCATCACGTTCTTCGACATCTACTGAGTCGGAATCACGGCTACACGCAATGGCATTGCAGTTGATCAATGATTCAGTATCATCAAAACTCCAAATCCGGACCTTATCAGACTCACTGGCTTTGTCTTGCGTCAGTCCAAGGTTCCACAAACTACTCGTGGGTAATCCCTTCTCAAGGATGGGGACAATCCTATTCTCAAGATTGGTATTCGCGATACTTGCTCCAACATCAGCAAGCAGGTTAGAAGGCAAGCATCCATTGGCAGTAAGGTAGCGATTTGCTGCGTTAACATTCAGCAGCACTTTACCGGCGCCAGAACCTCCATTTCTATCAAGAATTTCGGTATTTCCCAGCGAGAGTGTCTGGCCGGCAATCACCGCCCAATCACCTTCACCGGCAACAATTGAGTTCACATAGAGCGAACGCAGAAGAAGGGTTCGAGCGAGGTATCCCTTGCCTGGATCATCTCCATCGCGCACCACAAGGCCCTCAATCTGAAAGCGTCCTTCACCTGCTCCGTTGTTGCCGGCTGTTGCAGTGGTGGTGTATCCCCGTAAGCGGTAGAGCAATTGAATATTCGCTTTTCCATCGTCTCGTTGGCTCGATTTGCTCTCCGTGAGCGCCACATGCGGAGGCTCGCCTGTACTGCTACTCGCTGGCACGGCCTCAGGCAATTGACTGCGGTTGGTGCAAAGCTCTTTCAAGGGAAAATCTGCTTGGTTAGAGGCATTCCAACCCCATTTCTCACTCCCAGAACGATCAATATCTCCGCCATGATGATCAAGGGTAAAAAGATAGCCCATGTAGGCCGAATAATCATCATTGTTAAGTTCGCCGAGAATCCGATTAAAACCATTTAACGCAGCAGTTTCTGCCATTTGCTGATAGCTTTCTGCAGCACCCAGCTTGCGACCCATCAGCTGCCGAAGTAGCAATCCGGTGACTCCAGCCATAAGCACCATTCCCATCATCAAAGCGATTAACATCGAAAGCCCTTGCTCTTGCTTGGGAACCTTTCGAGCTGATTGCTGTTTGCGAGGAGAATTTGGGAATTTCATTTATCCGCAGTTAGGAGCTGATGCAGCGGCATCTTTTGTGCCTTTATTGATGCCACTAGCACCGTTGGTGAGATTCACACAAGCAACAATATTGAGATTGGGCGTTTCTTCACGTGTGGCTGTAATGGTGAACAGGTTGCTGGCATTGCTTATGACGACGTCGTAATAACCACCAGCAAGAGTGATTGCTTGAAAGTTGGTCGCAGTTGCAGGACCATCGTCCGTCATCACTGCACTAGTTGCGTTGAGATCAGACCAACTAGCAGGCAAAACACCAAATTCGTCTGCATAAGATGCGATTGTGGCTTGGATTTGAGAGATTGTTGAGGCAGCTTCATTCTGGCGTGATCGGTTGACTTGGTTGAGGTAGTTGGGCAGAGCGATGGATGAGAGTATTCCGACAATTACGATTGTGATCATGACCTCACTAAGCGTGAAGCCGTTTGGCCTATTAGGTTTTTTATGCGTGATATTCAAGGCTTGAGTGATTGTTTTTTTTAATCATGGCGCCTTTTGAGATGGCTTGCCTTTGAGTATGTGTATTTTTTCGTGAGAATTCGCTTTGCTAAAGTCCTGAATACCAAAAAGTCCGCGCAAGGCGGACTTTTGTCTTTGAATTTACTTAGATAATGTGCATAACTCTACTGATTTTTTCCCGTTTGACTTTGTTGAATTATTACAGGCAAGTGGGCGGGGTCACGTCCAGTTGAGTATTGATGTCTACTTTGCCTGTTTTAAAGTTGACGCATCCACTAAGTACCTTGTCTTCCAATTCGGCGTCATTGTCATTCCCTGTTGCGGTCATTGGGAGGACGGCTGAAGTGCCTGTCAAAGTTCCTGTAATTGCATAATCGAAATTTCCTGCTGAGTTAGCGGTTGTAATAGAACTAGCCATAACCGTCTGTACCGCGGTTGGGTCGCTCTTGTATTGGTATTCCGCGTGCCCCTCTTTGAGTAGCCCGCTGAGTTTGGCAGAGGCTTCAGAAACCTTGGCTTTTGTGGTTTGGCTCAGGAAGTTAGGAAGTGCAACCGCCGAAAGAATCCCAACAATCACGATCACGATCATTAGCTCCACCAGTGTGAAGCCCTTCTCGATCAGATTCTTGCCTTTTTTGCGGTTAAGCAGCGCCAGCTGAAAGCGCGAATTCAGAGGAGTCATATCTGAAAAGTTGTGAGTGCACCTTCGGTGCGAACCCTTTCATCATTTCCTCGGCTTGATGTCATTAGGCAGAAGGCTGGCTAAAGCATCCCTAAGAAGGCTCTTAGGTTGTTTCTCAGACTCCAGGTGTTGCGCACGCTTCCCTCACTACGCCTGTGGTTGCTCTCGACCAGCGTGTTGTCGGTGATTGCCGGCTACAGCTTGCTGCTGGGCATTAATGGCCTACTTGCCTCAAGGCAGCGCCATGCCAGCCATCAGTTCTTGGTCACTGCCCTGGTGGAACAACACCAAACCCCTAAGGGCTTGGAAGTATTGACCCTCCCCCTACTAGGGATTGAGTTCTCCGTGCAACCCTCCGGCTCCAAGCAACTGCCTTGGATCGATCAGGGCAATGGCCAGACAACCTGGATGGTCAGTGCCACCCCTGTTGAGAACTTCAACGGGGAAGAGGAGCTGCTGGTGGTGCGGCAAGACGTGTCGGCCTCCCTGGCCTATGAGCGCAACTTGCAACTGCTGCTGGTCGCAGCAGCTGGCGTTTCAACACTGCTCACCGCAGGGCTATTGCGGTTGGTGCTCTGGCGAGGACTGGTGCGGCCCCTGGATGATCTCAGCGAACAGTTGGATGCACTTCAAGCCGATGGTCTGGGGGAGCAGCTGATCGACTTAAACCAGCAACCCCTCGAGCTCCAAGCGATTGCCACGGCCTTCAATGGCCTGCAACAGCGGCTCGCCGCGGCTTGGCAAAGGGAACGCCGCTTCGTGGATGGGGTGGCCCATGAACTGCGCACACCGATCACCCTGATTTCCGGCCGTTCCCAGCGGCTCCTGCGCAAACCCCACCCCCCGGAGCAGCAACAACCTCTGGCACAAATTGCCGCGGAAGCCAGCCGCATGGCCGCCCTAATCACTGCCTTGCTGGAGCTGGCGCGGAGTGACTCCGGACGGCTGCAGCTGGACTTGCAGCCCTGGGATCCAGAGCAGCTGCTTGTGGAGGTCTACGAGCGGGTGGAACCGCTGGCCCCCAGCCGCATGCAATTGGCCGCCTCCAGTCCAGAGGCCTTCCCTTTGATCCAGGTCGATGCCGAACGGCTACAGCAGTGCGTGCTCGCCCTGGTGGACAACGCCCTGACTTACAGCCAGGAGAAGGTGTTGCTCAGCGTCAGCTGCGGCAGTGATTCAGTCGGGCATTGGGTGAGCCTGCATGTGCTCGATCGCGGCCCTGGCATCCCCGCCGAGGAACGGCCCAAGGTGCTTGAGCGGTTTGTGCGCGGTAGTCATTCCGTGGGTCATCGCGGCAGTGGAATTGGGCTTTCGGTGGTGCACGAGCTCAGCAAGGCCATGGGCGCTGAGCTGGTGATCAGCGATCGCACCGGGGGCGGCGCCGATGTGCAACTGCGCTTCAGGGTTTGATCTCTCCGACCCGCGCCATGAACCCCACTCCCCGGGTGGTGTGCAGCAATTGCGGCAGTCCCGACTGCTCAAGCTTGCGGCGCAGGTAGCCCATGTAGACATCCAAAGCATTGGGATCTCCCACAAAGGGATGGCCCCAGACCGTCTCCAAAATCTGCTGGCGGGGCAGCACCGTTCCGGCCTCCTGCACCAGGCATACCAACAGATCAAACTCCCGCTGCGACAGGTTGATCGCGGACTCACCGCGCTTCACCTCCCGGCGGATCAAATCGATGCTCAGATCGCCAAGCTCCAGGTTGCTGGTGGCATCCCGTTGGGCTGCATAACCCTGGCGGCGCAACTGGGCCCGCACCCGGGCATGCAGTTCCTCGAGCTCAAAGGGCTTGGTGAGGAAGTCATCGGCACCCGCATCCAAGGCCGCCACCCTTTCATCGAGGGCATCGTGAGCGGTGAGCATCAGCACCGGTGTGGTGTCACCACTGCTGCGCAGACGCCGGCAGATCTCGATGCCATTGAAATCCGGCAGTCCCCAATCGAGCACCACGAGGGCAAAGGCCTGCTGGCGCAACTGCAGCAAGGCGTCTTGGCCTGAAGCCACGGCGATGCAGCCATGGCCAGCCCCTTCCAGTTCCTCGCGCAGGAACTGCAGCAGTTCCGGGTCGTCGTCGACCAACAGCAGCTGGGCAGTGGCGTCGCTCACCCTGACTCCGAGGATGTTGGCAGCGTATCGACGGTGTGCGGGGAATGCTCCCGGCAGTTGCGTCATCGCTCATGCGCCGCGGCCCATTGATGCTCCCCCAACCCAGGCATGCCGAAAAGGGCTTTGTGTTGCCCCTCGCCATCGGCACCTCCTTGGTGCTGCTGCTTGGCAGTGCATCCGTGCACAGCCTGGCGCTCCATTCCCATTTGCGGGCGCGCAGCTCCTGGCAAGACCAGGAACGGCAGGATCAGCTGCGGTCCGCCGCCATGGCCTTTCTGGGGCAGACGAACACGCCCGCGCAGCGATGCCTGATGGAATGGCCGTTGGCGCAATGGCCCAGCCAAGCGGCCCATTGCGGTGCCAACGACGCTTCCAAGCTGAACCAAGGGCAAGCCGGTTCCCATCGCTGGGAGCTGCTGGATTGGCAGCCATCGGCCCAAGGCGCTGAACTGCAGCTCCGCCTTGGTGGAAGCGAGTCGGTGAGCTCACTGTCGCTGAGCCGCGCCCCCGATGGCTTTCAACTGCGGGACGGCCTGCAGGCGGTGCAGCCATGACCCTGGCAGAACTACTGATCGCAGGAGCGATCGCTGGCTCCAGCTGCTGCGCCTCGGTGCAGGTGTGGGGACAAGCAGCGCAAACCGCCCGCTCTGCCAGCGATCTCACAGACGCCAGTGCCCTGCTGGAACGCCACTGGTTAGCAAGCCGACGTTGGTTGGCCGCTGCCCCCATGACCGAGATCTGCGCCCTTGAGGCGGAGAGCCTTGATGAGGCTTTACAGCAGTCGCTGCCGCTGGCGGCTGGCCTGAAGCGATCGCTGCAAGCCAACGACGACAACCCCGGCCTGTGGCTGGTGCTGGAACACCCAGTCTCGGGGCTAAAACGGCGCCAATTGATGACAGCCGCCGGACTCGGTGGGTGCACCGACAACGCAGAACCACGCAAGCCAGAGCCAAGCAACGCACAACACCGATCCGCATTAACCCTGGAGCTGCTGCCGTGATGCACCGACCAACGCACTCAGAAGGGTTTTCGCTGGTGGAGCTGCTCTGCGCCATGGCCGTGCTGGCTCTGCTCAGCAGCGTGGCCCTGGTCAATGCCCGGCCCCAGCACGATCGCCAGAAACTGGAGGCTGCCGGCCAACGCTTTCAGCTGGCCATCGACCGGGCACGGCTGAAAGCGCGGCGCGATCAGCAGCCCTGCGGTCTGGGCCTCAGGCAGGAAGGCGAAGCCAGCCAAGGATTGCCGAGCTGTGCCTCCAGCGGCCACCCCCTGCCGGCGGCAGATGCCAACTCGGGCGTTCAGGTGCACACCAACATGCCCAGCCAGCTGCGCTTTACCACCAACGGCTTGATGCTGGATGGCGGACTGGTGGTGTTCAGCCATCCAGGCACCCATTCGCGCCTATGTGTGGTGGTGAGCCTGCCCCTGGGGGTGACCCGCCGGGGGCACTACGGCGCCGATCCCGCCCTGGAGCTCAGGAGCAAGCACTGCAGGCCGGCCTCATGAACGCCCCATCCCGGTACAAATGGCAGCAGCCTGGAGCGGGATTCACCCTGGTGGAGCTGCTGCTCGCCGCGGCCCTCGGCACCCTGGTCTGCGGTGGTCTGTTGCACCTGCTCCTCGGCGATCTGCGGCTGAGCGCGGCCATGGCCCAGAAGCTTCAAGCGCGGCGGCAACAACAGCAAGTGCTCACGCTGATCCGCGCTGAACGCGACCGGGGATACGGCGTGATTGCCAACCCCGACCCCTCGCAGACCTGGCCTTGCGCCCTGGCAGGCCGGCGAGCCGTGCTGGCCAT contains these protein-coding regions:
- a CDS encoding type IV pilin protein: MITIVIVGILSSIALPNYLNQVNRSRQNEAASTISQIQATIASYADEFGVLPASWSDLNATSAVMTDDGPATATNFQAITLAGGYYDVVISNASNLFTITATREETPNLNIVACVNLTNGASGINKGTKDAAASAPNCG
- a CDS encoding type IV pilin protein; translation: MTPLNSRFQLALLNRKKGKNLIEKGFTLVELMIVIVIVGILSAVALPNFLSQTTKAKVSEASAKLSGLLKEGHAEYQYKSDPTAVQTVMASSITTANSAGNFDYAITGTLTGTSAVLPMTATGNDNDAELEDKVLSGCVNFKTGKVDINTQLDVTPPTCL
- a CDS encoding HAMP domain-containing sensor histidine kinase translates to MFLRLQVLRTLPSLRLWLLSTSVLSVIAGYSLLLGINGLLASRQRHASHQFLVTALVEQHQTPKGLEVLTLPLLGIEFSVQPSGSKQLPWIDQGNGQTTWMVSATPVENFNGEEELLVVRQDVSASLAYERNLQLLLVAAAGVSTLLTAGLLRLVLWRGLVRPLDDLSEQLDALQADGLGEQLIDLNQQPLELQAIATAFNGLQQRLAAAWQRERRFVDGVAHELRTPITLISGRSQRLLRKPHPPEQQQPLAQIAAEASRMAALITALLELARSDSGRLQLDLQPWDPEQLLVEVYERVEPLAPSRMQLAASSPEAFPLIQVDAERLQQCVLALVDNALTYSQEKVLLSVSCGSDSVGHWVSLHVLDRGPGIPAEERPKVLERFVRGSHSVGHRGSGIGLSVVHELSKAMGAELVISDRTGGGADVQLRFRV
- a CDS encoding response regulator transcription factor; protein product: MSDATAQLLLVDDDPELLQFLREELEGAGHGCIAVASGQDALLQLRQQAFALVVLDWGLPDFNGIEICRRLRSSGDTTPVLMLTAHDALDERVAALDAGADDFLTKPFELEELHARVRAQLRRQGYAAQRDATSNLELGDLSIDLIRREVKRGESAINLSQREFDLLVCLVQEAGTVLPRQQILETVWGHPFVGDPNALDVYMGYLRRKLEQSGLPQLLHTTRGVGFMARVGEIKP
- a CDS encoding GspH/FimT family pseudopilin produces the protein MHRPTHSEGFSLVELLCAMAVLALLSSVALVNARPQHDRQKLEAAGQRFQLAIDRARLKARRDQQPCGLGLRQEGEASQGLPSCASSGHPLPAADANSGVQVHTNMPSQLRFTTNGLMLDGGLVVFSHPGTHSRLCVVVSLPLGVTRRGHYGADPALELRSKHCRPAS